The Humulus lupulus chromosome 3, drHumLupu1.1, whole genome shotgun sequence genome window below encodes:
- the LOC133824178 gene encoding grpE protein homolog 2, mitochondrial-like — MGQEAWYSANALAKRFRYESASNLPIYPQRPGEKDCVHYMQTRTCKFGDSCKFDHAIWVPEGGILVWKELASGQVSLFHLSSSPFQIFGFASFASPETSEKAHGSNSENNGDAKVSSQAASEQSDVADQTKESGSISDSQSTISNNVKTRRRTKRTTFSDSDSDEDLSVDDLVKLVAEKEELLKQKHKEIEKMHDKVLRSYAEMENVMDRTRREAENSKKFAIQVWYAC; from the exons ATGGGGCAAGAAGCTTGGTATTCTGCAAATGCTTTGGCCAAGCGCTTTAGATACGAGAGTGCAAGCAATTTGCCTATATATCCACAAAGACCAGGAGAGAAGGATTGTGTCCACTATATGCAAACAAGAACCTGTAAATTTGGAGATAGCTGCAAATTTGACCATGCTATTTGGGTTCCTGAAGGTGGAATCCTAGTTTGGAAAGAG ttGGCTTCTGGCCAGGTGTCTCTATTCCATCTGAGTTCTTCTCCCTTTCAAATATTTGGTTTTGCTTCTTTTGCGTCCCCCGAGACTTCTGAAAAAGCACATGGGAGTAATTCAGAGAATAATGGAGATGCTAAAGTCTCCAGTCAAGCCGCCTCTGAGCAGAGTGATGTTGCTGATCAGACAAAAGAATCAGGATCTATATCAGATTCTCAGTCTACTATATCTAATAATGTGAAAACAAGGAGAAGAACTAAACGAACAACATTTTCTGATTCAGATTCCGATGAGGATTTGAGTGTAGATGATCTGGTGAAACTTGTGGCTGAGAAGGAAGAGCTTTTGAAGCAGAAGCATAAAGAGATTGagaaaatgcatgataaagtccTCAGAAGCTATGCGGAAATGGAGAATGTCATGGACAGGACACGACGTGAAGCAGAGAACTCGAAAAAATTTGCCATTCAG GTTTGGTACGCTTGTTGA